In the genome of Thermodesulfovibrio thiophilus DSM 17215, the window TAGTGTTTTTGCAACTTCTTTTATTGCTACCATTGTAAATGGCGTTGTATCATAAAGATAAACAGTCTTTACTCCAGGAGGAAAATTCCTGCTTAGTTCATTCATTTTCTTCTGTATATTATTTGCAATATCAAGAGCATTCGCACCTGGAAGTGGCCTGATTGCCAGACCTGCTGCTGGCATTTTTCTCTTTCCATCTGTCTCAGAATAGTATGCTTCAATATCATAGTAGTCTGTACCCAGGTCCACTCTTCCTATATCTTTTACTTTTACTGATGAACCATCTGGATTAACTTTAATAGGAATGGAAGCAAACTCTTCTGGATTTTTAAGCATGGTTTGAACTATTATAGAAGCATTCAAACTTTGGTCTTCAACCTGAGGCATGCCACCAAACTGTCCTCCTGAGACTTCTATATTATATGACCTTATTGCAGAGATTACATCATCAACAGTCAGGTTATAACTGAAAAGTTTGTTAGGATCAAACCAGACTCTCATTGCATAAGGAAATCCAAATTCTTCAACCTCACCAACTCCCTGAATACGGGCAAGAATTGGTTTAACTATTGATGACATATAATCTCTTAAATCATACGCATCTAGTCTTCCATCTTGAGATACAATTCCAACAATCATGAGATAACTTCTTGTTGCCTTACCAACATCAACTCCTCCTCTTTGAACAACCTCTGGAAGTTTTGACATCGCAAGTTGCACTTTATTTTGAACTTTGGACCATGCAACATCTGGATCTGTTCCTGGCTCAAAGGTTAACTCAATACGACATGTTCCTGCTGAATCACTGTATGCTGATAGATATATCATGTTATCAAGACCTGTCATTTCACTTTCTATTATTTGAGTGACACTGTTTTCAACAGTTTCAGCAGATGCACCGGTATAAAATGTATTAACATATATAGAAGGAGGAGCTACAGGAGGATACTGGGCTATGGGAAGTGTATATATTGCAAGACATCCAGCTGCCATTATGGCTATTGCAATAACCCAGGCAAATACTGGACGATCCAGAAAAAATCTTGATAACATTATTGATTGCCTCGATTCTCAGTTGTCTTAGGAGCATAATACACAGCTTTAACAGATATATCTGGCCTTATTTTCTGAAGTCCTTCAATTATTACTAACTCTCCTTCAGATAGTCCCGAAGAAACAAGCCATTTGTTTCCTATTGCTCTGTCAATAATTGTAATAACTCCCATTTAGATAATCATGTTACTTATTTCTTTAGTATTTTTTTATAAAAATTATATGATACCATTATCCAAATATTTTTCTACAATTTTTTGAATATTTATTACTTAAATATTCTGAGATATTCGTCTTTGTAAGGCTATTCTCCTTTTAACATTTTTTATGTTTATTTGCTTGATTAACCAAATAGAAGACATTATAAATTTTTATCAACATTTAATTTTACAAATATAGTAAAATACTTTACCAAAAAGAGCTATAAAAAAACAAGTGAAAAAAGGTATATAATGAAAATTATAGCATGGAATAATACGAAGCAAAGAATTTCAAAAAAGAACGCTTTATCGTTAATGTATTACTTCATTCTCTTAAAAGGATATTAATCTATCCTCTGCCTTTAACTTTAAAATTTATTCCTGTAAAATTTTTCAACTACACAAAAAGTATACAATTTGATTTTTTATCAACTCCAGGATTTTTATAGAAGTCTGATGTTATTGAATAGGCACGGAGGGGATCGAACCCACGACCTCTTCCGCGTCAAGGAAGCGCTCTCCCACTGAGCTACGTGCCTAAAGTTATTGAATAATAAAACATTTTATTTTTTTAAGTCAAGTTGCACCTGACATCAGGGATACCTGTTTGGACGCATTCTGTATTCCCTTTATTTTTATAATATTTCATGAAATTATATTTCTCCGTGGATTTTGTGAAAAAATGGCCAAAGCTTTTTTTAATATGTCTCGCTCCTCCATTTGCATAATAAATGGTATGAACTCCTAAATCTTCTGATATCTCTTTTACTGTCTTTGTAGAATCTAAAGTATGTTCTACTGCTTCAATTTTAAATTCTTTTGTGTAAACTCTTCTTTTAATCATTTTTATTCACATCTCTACTTATTTTTATAGTTGCCTTATCTTTTTGTCTACTAAATTGTAGCAAGTTGACAATTCTTATTATACTCCCAGATTTTTTATCTGTTGACTTATTAATAATTGATGAGGTTGGGTTTAAAAAGATACCATTAAGCCATGTAGATGAGTTTTTTGAAGTAGTGAGAAGACGATATGAAGCTTCCTCAATTATACTAACAACAAATAGACCCTTTGAGGAATGGGCCAATATATTTGGTGATGCTGTTCTTGCTTCAGCTATAGTGGATAGGCTTGTTCACCATGCTTATATATTTAAAATTAATGGTAAAAGCTACAGGATTAAAGGATTTGTAAATGATTAAAATTTTTTATCAAACTGGGGAAAATAAAGTGCCCTAAGGTGGGGATTTTTAATTGACTTTAACAAGATGTGTATTTAAAATAATGACTGAGATTATTCCAATTATTTATCCAGGAAGTGGTGACATCGAGTATTTCTTACCCCACTTATCCTCAAGTTCATTTAAGGCTTCCTCAGCCATCTCTTTATTTAAAGCTCTGTATATGAGCTTTTAGCTCAAATAATCCTGTGGTGGATTTCATCATCTTACTGCTATTGCCATTCCTTCTGTTGTTTCCTGTATCTTTGTTTAAATGATAATCTAATTCAGCTTCTAATGCTGCCTCCGTTAGCTTCTTTATTAGTGGCGTTAAAATACCACCTTTACCTGATAAGGGTTTACCTTCCTTTAAATCTTCTAATGCTTTCCTGAAATCAAATACTTGCTCTTTCATGTCAGTCCTCCATATATTTGTTTTATATTACCAGACTGACACAAAACTTTGAACGGTCTCACAGACACAATTCTCTTGACAAGTCTCAGTTATCGCTGGATTTTGGTAAAATTTTTTAGTCAAGTCTTATATACGATTTCTTTCTCATATTTATAGAAACAATCTTACTTGTTATGAATCAGGAATTATTCTAAATCTCATGAAGTAACTTTTTCTATTTCTTGCAAATACTCTATAAGTCTCTTCCATGCCCTTTTATCTGCTACTTCTCTGTAGTTTTCAGTTCCAAAGACCGTAAATGCATGCGGTGCACCACTGTAAGTGGTCATCTCATGATTTACATTAAAAGCTTCAAGCTCCTTTACCAGTTGTGTAAATTCTTCAATCGGAATCATCGTATCTGCACTTCCATGAAATACTAAAATTTCTCCTTTTGTTTTTGAGTAATCCTGACCTTCAGGAGTTTTAAGTCCTCCATGAAATGATATGAATGATTTTAAATCTATCCCTGTTCTTGCAAATTCAAGTGCGACTGTTCCACCAAAACAATAACCCATAATTACAGCATTTTGTACGTTAGCTCCCAGTTGTCTTGCCTTATCATAAGCTGCAGAAAGAAGTTGTCTCATTTTTTTACGGTCATTATAAAGCATTCCAGTTAAATTCATCTTTTCTTCAATGCTCTCAGCCCTTACTCCTTTGCCATACATATCAATCAAAAAAACAGAGTATCCAAGCTCATTTAACATCCCTGCACGTTTCATTGCATAATCATTAATACCATTCCAGTCATGTACCAGAAAAACCAGCAGAGCATCTTTGCTCACCTTTAAATAATAAGATTCGTATTTCTCTCCATTAACTTCATATAAAACTGTTTGATTTTCTTCAGAAGCTTCTGTTTTAAATGTCATTGTCTTTTTACCCCCTTTTATATTTCTCTATTCATTTTCAATAATTGCAAGATAAGTTGAGACATTTGCTATTTCTTCTTGATCTCTAATTGATTTAAAAATTTCGAGGCCTTGTTCAAGTATTTCTTTGCAAGTGCCTTATTTCCCTGATCCATATATAATAAACCAATACATTTACAGGTTATACCTTCCCAGTATCATCTGTATTATTTTGAATTCCTGTCAGTCCATCAAAAAGATATTTTTCAGCATTATCAAACTTTTTCAATTTCCTGTGTGTATTACCAAGATTAAGGTCAGTTTTCGCATAAGTATGATAGTTAGCATATTTTTCAAAGATATTCATAGCTTTTGTAAAGTATTCTATCGCTTTTTTATAATCATTTTATAAACGTAGATATTTGCAATCTTATTATACATAAAAGCTTTATTTTTTTATTGGTTTCAAGTCTTAAAGATTCTCTATAGTAATACAAAGCTTTATTAAGTTCACCTTTACTCTTGAAAATTTCTCCAATACTGTTTGCCATTGTTGCTTCCACATGTGCTTTACCAAAATTTTTCAGAGAAATTATTTTTAAAAAATTTCTAATCATTGAAATAATAATTGTTATTTGATAAAATAAATTTTATAAAAATTAAAATATTGAAAGGAGGTAAGGCAATGACTAAAAAACTTCAAATCTATAAGTGTGAAAAGTGCGGGAACATTGTAGAAGTGTTACACGAAGGAATAGGTCAACTTGTCTGCTGTGAAATTCCGATGAAGCTTATGGAAGAAAATACAGTTGATGCTTCTCAGGAAAAACATGTTCCTGTAATTGAGAGAATTGGTGAAAATTACAAGGTTAAAGTTGGAAGTGTTCCACATCCAATGGAAGAAAAACATTATATTGAATGGATTGAGCTTATAGTAGATGGAAAGGCTTACAGAGAATTTCTGAGACCTGGTCAGTCACCTGAAGCTCTGTTTAGAGTTGAAGGTGAAAATATCTCTGCAAGAGAATATTGTAATATTCATGGACTATGGTTAAAACAAAAATAAATTAGGAAAACAAAATGAAAGATAACACTAAAGATCAGGTTTATGTTTGCGGACGATGTGGATACATCTATGATCCAAAGAAAGGCGATAAAAAGGGCAAAATCCCATCAGGAGTTCCCTTTGAAGAACTTCCAGAAGACTGGGTTTGCCCTCTTTGCGGTGCATCTAAAAGATGGTTTTCACAACAATTAGGGTAGAAAAGAAGATAAGCAGAGTAATAGGAAATGATGTTTCCACCATTTTGTGGAACAGGATCAATACTCAAATATAGTTTTTAAAAATAACGCACCTAAACATTGGAGCAACATATTTAAAAAAACATCAGAAGGAGAGTTTTTTGCCTTTAAGTTTAATCTTTTACAAAAACTTCTATAGCGAGCTCAGGGCAGACAACCGCACACATTGCGCAACCAATGCAATTAAGAGGATTTGAAAATTTAGCAGCAAAATAACCTGATGAATTAAAGCTTGATGAAATCTCAATACATTTTTGGGGACAGGTTAAAACACAGTATTTACATCCTTTGCATTTTTCTGAATCAATTACTATTGTTCCCTTTTTAACTTTTGTTTGCATGAACTTAATTTTAACTATTTTTTTGCCTTTAAGTCAATTTTTTTGATATACTTTTTTATGCATCCATATGTAAAACTTGCAAAGAAAACTGTAGAAGAATATGTAAAAATGGGGAAAATATCTCCAATTCCTGAAAAAATTCCAGCTGACATGCAAAAAAAAGCAGGAGTATTTGTTTCAATCAAGAAAAAAGGTCAACTTCGTGGATGTATAGGAACATTCTTGCCTGCTACTGAAAATATATATACAGAAATAGTGCGTAATGCTATAGCTGCAGCAACAGAAGACCCTCGTTTTCCTCCTGTAGATTCAACTGAACTTGATGAATTAGAGTATTCAGTTGATATTCTTAGTCATCCAGAACCTGTACAGAGCATGGATGAGCTTGATCCAAAAAAATATGGAATAATTGTTGTAAAAGGATGGCGTAAAGGTTTACTACTTCCAGACATCGAGGGAGTTGATACAGTAGACGAACAACTCAGGATTACCAAGTTAAAAGCAGGCATTAATCCATACGATGCTGATGTTGAAATTTACAAATTTAAGGTAGAAAGATATAAATAAAAATTAATATTCATGAACTACTGAAAATGTTTTTTCTTCCCAGATTTTATTCTGAATTATGTCTATCAAAGGTAAAACTGTCTTCTTATCAATCGCAGAAATGCCTATTGCATGATATCTGTTACAAATTTGTTGTACTTCTAAAGGCGTCAGTTTATCAGCTTTATTGAAAACAAGGATCACCGGTTTTGTATCAAGACCCAGTTCTCTCAAAATTCTGTTCACTGCATCAATATGATTTTCAAAATAAGGATTTGAAATATCAACAAGATGAATAAGCAAAGATGCATCTTCAAGCTCTTCTAATGTTGCTTTAAACGCAGAAACAAGGTCATCTGGCAGATCTCTTATAAAACCAACTGTATCAGTAATTATAAGCTCTCTTTCTTCGGGAAATTTAAGCCTTCTTGATGATGTATCAAGGGTTGCAAACATTTTATCTTCAACAAAAACAGAGCTTTTTGTAAGAGCATTAAGAAGCGTGGATTTACCAGCGTTTGTATATCCTATAATTGAAACAATAGGAATTGAAAGCTCTTTTCTTCTCTTCTTTCTCTGCTGTCTTGCTAGGTTGAGTTTTTTAAGTTCGACCTCAAGATGATGAATTCTTTCATTGATTCTTCTGCGGTCCACTTCTAGTTTTGTTTCTCCAGGACCTCTACCTCCAATTCCTCCAGCAAGCCTTGACATTGCTGTTCCTTTTCCTGTAAGTCTTGGAAGCATATATCTTAATTGAGCAAGTTCCACCTGCACTTTTCCATCTCGAGAATGTGCTCTTTTAGCAAAAATATCAAGAATTAGTTGACTTCGATCAATTACCTTTACCTCTGTCATGTCAGTAATTGCTCTTATCTGAGAAGGAGTTAGATTCTGGTCAAATACTAAAAGAGTAACTCCCATATCCATTGCTTTAATAATTAGCTCTCTTAGTTTACCCTCACCCATTAGATACTTTGGATTTATTTCTTTTACTCTTTGAATAATCTTGTCTATGACAATTAAATCTGTTGATTCTGCAAGCTGTTCTAATTCTTCCATATGTTCTTCAAGAATATATTTGGGGGCATTAGAGACACTTATTAACAGTGCTCTTTCTCTGTTATCCATTGTATCTATAACTCTCGCTCGATCCATTTCTGCTTCAAGATTGCTTATGAACTCCTTAAAATTTAGTCTGAAGGAGTTAAATTTCGAAGATAAAACTTCAAATTGTTTTTCTTTGCCATATGGTAAGAGATAAACTGTGTGAATATCTTCTGGAAAGCCTTTTTCATTGGTTAAAACAGCAAGAATATCAAATCTGAGAAGTCTTAAGTCAGATATATCTTCTCTATCTGGCAGTTCTTTGTTTAAATGAGTATGAATATATCGCAAGCCTCTCAAAGGCTTTTTCCCAATCGGAAAATTTTCAAGCTCGGGAATTAAAATAGATTGAGAACTTCCGATTATAATATGAGTGATATTGCCTGACCTGTTAATTAATACTCCAATTTGTCTGTTAAGTTCATAAGAAATAGAGCATAAAGATTTTGCCAATTCTGAAGTTATAAGAACTTCTACAGGTTGTTTTTTTCTGTAAAGTCTTTCTAATCCATGAATAATGCTTTTTTTTAATCCTGTTGTATTGCCATAAATTTTGGCTATTTTTTATACACCTCCCTCTTTAAAGAATATCAAAGTTGTAGATTTTTTCTCAAATTCAAATAATCAATGACAGTATTATTCTTGAAAGTACTGATAAGATTAATGCTACTGTGATTGTTAATACAGTTATTAATATCATTTTCCTGGCGCCTAATTCTCTTAAAAGTACACCCATAGTTCCAACGCAGGGAATATAAAAGAGTGTAAAAATTGTAAAAACAATTAACTGGACATTGGTCATTACAGTATTTAACTGAGTTGTATGCATTGCCTGAAAAAGCATAATCATCGAAAGCTCCTTTCTAAGGATACCAAAAACAAGAGTAATTCCTGTTTCCTCAGGTAATCCAAGCATCCAGCTTACTATTGGAGAGACTATTTTATTTAATATAGTGTCCATTTTAAAATATTCAAGCAAACTCAAAATAATACTGCTAATCACCAAAAGAGGCCATGCAACAAGCATAAAATCCTTCAATCTCAGCCAGGTTTTTAAAAAAATATTTTTCAATGTTGGAATTCTCAAAGGCGGAATTTCCATTATTAATCCAGGAGTTATCTCAGGAATAAACTTTGTTAATATGCCCCCAAGAATCATAACGATACATATATTGAAAATATAAAGCCCGGCTGCTGCCAGTCCTCCAATATATGCTCCTACAAGTCCAAATATTATAGTACTTCTTGCTGCGCATGGGATAAAAACAGAAAGGGCTGCTGTAATAAATCGATCTCTTGGAGATTCAAGGATTCTTGTTCCCATAACTCCCGGAACATTGCATCCATACGAAATAACAAACGGGAGAATACTTTTTCCATGAAGTCCGATTCTGTGCATAATTGTATCCATTAAAAAAGCCATGCGTGGGAGATATCCTATGTCTTCAAGAATTGTGAGCCCGATAAAAAAAGGTATCAAATAAGGTATGGCAACACCAAGTCCACCTGAAAAACCTTCAAGTAATCCTTTAAAAATAAAAAAAATTAAAGAATCATTTTCAAGAAAACCGGGTAATTTCTCAATCATGGAGTCAAAAATTCCCACAAGCGGATCCTCAACTATCCTGCCTATCTCAAACACTATAAAAAATATTCCAAAGACGATAATTAATAACAGCGGATAGCCAAAATATTTATTGGTAAGAATATCATCCACATTTTCTCGCAAACTTTTTGATGGTTCTCCAACTTTTGACACTTCCTCAAATATATTCATTGTGAGAGCATGCCTTTCAGAAGATATTACACTGTCTGTATGTCGTCCATGCGTTTTTTTGATTTCTTCTCTTATTTGTTTAATTTTGTTAAAAAATTCAGGATAATTTCTGATTTCTTTAAATATTTCCTGATCTCCTTCAAGAAGTTTCAATGAAATGTATCGGCCTGGAATATTTTTAACAAGTTCTGTAGGCATCATTTTTTCAATTTCTTCAATTTTTTCTTCAATGTCTTTATGAAACAATTGAATTTTAGGAATTAATTTTTTATAATATGCTTCTTTAGCCGAGCTAAATATTTTATCAAGCCCGATTCCTTTATTTGCAACAGTTTCAATAACAGGCACTCCAAATATCTGAGAAAGCTTCTCTTTATTTATTTCAATTCCTTTTCTACGAGCCTCATCCATCATGTTAAGACAGATAACCATGGGAACCTGTAATTCGGCAAGCTGAAGTGTGAGTTCAAGACTTCTTGAAAGGGTGGAAGCATCAATTACATTTATAACAACATCTGCCTGTCCTGATAAAATGTATTTTCTTGATTCAAGTTCAGCCATATCAATGGCGGTAAGAGAATAAATACCCGGCAGGTCAACTATTTCAAATACTTCATCTCCGAGTTTAACTGTACTGACAGTATAATTAACTGTCTGTCCTGGAAAATTGGCTGTAACTGTTTTATATCCTGCAAGACCGTTAAATATGGTGC includes:
- a CDS encoding dienelactone hydrolase family protein is translated as MTFKTEASEENQTVLYEVNGEKYESYYLKVSKDALLVFLVHDWNGINDYAMKRAGMLNELGYSVFLIDMYGKGVRAESIEEKMNLTGMLYNDRKKMRQLLSAAYDKARQLGANVQNAVIMGYCFGGTVALEFARTGIDLKSFISFHGGLKTPEGQDYSKTKGEILVFHGSADTMIPIEEFTQLVKELEAFNVNHEMTTYSGAPHAFTVFGTENYREVADKRAWKRLIEYLQEIEKVTS
- a CDS encoding ATP-binding protein: MTILIILPDFLSVDLLIIDEVGFKKIPLSHVDEFFEVVRRRYEASSIILTTNRPFEEWANIFGDAVLASAIVDRLVHHAYIFKINGKSYRIKGFVND
- a CDS encoding desulfoferrodoxin, whose amino-acid sequence is MTKKLQIYKCEKCGNIVEVLHEGIGQLVCCEIPMKLMEENTVDASQEKHVPVIERIGENYKVKVGSVPHPMEEKHYIEWIELIVDGKAYREFLRPGQSPEALFRVEGENISAREYCNIHGLWLKQK
- the hflX gene encoding GTPase HflX, with product MAKSLCSISYELNRQIGVLINRSGNITHIIIGSSQSILIPELENFPIGKKPLRGLRYIHTHLNKELPDREDISDLRLLRFDILAVLTNEKGFPEDIHTVYLLPYGKEKQFEVLSSKFNSFRLNFKEFISNLEAEMDRARVIDTMDNRERALLISVSNAPKYILEEHMEELEQLAESTDLIVIDKIIQRVKEINPKYLMGEGKLRELIIKAMDMGVTLLVFDQNLTPSQIRAITDMTEVKVIDRSQLILDIFAKRAHSRDGKVQVELAQLRYMLPRLTGKGTAMSRLAGGIGGRGPGETKLEVDRRRINERIHHLEVELKKLNLARQQRKKRRKELSIPIVSIIGYTNAGKSTLLNALTKSSVFVEDKMFATLDTSSRRLKFPEERELIITDTVGFIRDLPDDLVSAFKATLEELEDASLLIHLVDISNPYFENHIDAVNRILRELGLDTKPVILVFNKADKLTPLEVQQICNRYHAIGISAIDKKTVLPLIDIIQNKIWEEKTFSVVHEY
- a CDS encoding 4Fe-4S binding protein yields the protein MQTKVKKGTIVIDSEKCKGCKYCVLTCPQKCIEISSSFNSSGYFAAKFSNPLNCIGCAMCAVVCPELAIEVFVKD
- the feoB gene encoding ferrous iron transport protein B; this encodes MKIAFIGQPNAGKSTIFNGLAGYKTVTANFPGQTVNYTVSTVKLGDEVFEIVDLPGIYSLTAIDMAELESRKYILSGQADVVINVIDASTLSRSLELTLQLAELQVPMVICLNMMDEARRKGIEINKEKLSQIFGVPVIETVANKGIGLDKIFSSAKEAYYKKLIPKIQLFHKDIEEKIEEIEKMMPTELVKNIPGRYISLKLLEGDQEIFKEIRNYPEFFNKIKQIREEIKKTHGRHTDSVISSERHALTMNIFEEVSKVGEPSKSLRENVDDILTNKYFGYPLLLIIVFGIFFIVFEIGRIVEDPLVGIFDSMIEKLPGFLENDSLIFFIFKGLLEGFSGGLGVAIPYLIPFFIGLTILEDIGYLPRMAFLMDTIMHRIGLHGKSILPFVISYGCNVPGVMGTRILESPRDRFITAALSVFIPCAARSTIIFGLVGAYIGGLAAAGLYIFNICIVMILGGILTKFIPEITPGLIMEIPPLRIPTLKNIFLKTWLRLKDFMLVAWPLLVISSIILSLLEYFKMDTILNKIVSPIVSWMLGLPEETGITLVFGILRKELSMIMLFQAMHTTQLNTVMTNVQLIVFTIFTLFYIPCVGTMGVLLRELGARKMILITVLTITVALILSVLSRIILSLII
- a CDS encoding rubredoxin codes for the protein MKDNTKDQVYVCGRCGYIYDPKKGDKKGKIPSGVPFEELPEDWVCPLCGASKRWFSQQLG
- the amrA gene encoding AmmeMemoRadiSam system protein A — translated: MHPYVKLAKKTVEEYVKMGKISPIPEKIPADMQKKAGVFVSIKKKGQLRGCIGTFLPATENIYTEIVRNAIAAATEDPRFPPVDSTELDELEYSVDILSHPEPVQSMDELDPKKYGIIVVKGWRKGLLLPDIEGVDTVDEQLRITKLKAGINPYDADVEIYKFKVERYK